AACCTTGATccatattaacaaaataaaatcaggaATCGAAGCTGGTGTTACAATATTATGGTAAAAACGAATTCATTATCAATAGTATGCCTGGATCACACACTATCTGCTTTTAGAAACCCATTAAATTTTGATCACTGGCCATCAAAAATTACAAAAGTTTATCTTCAATAGTTTTCAACTAGACAAGTATGATGTATTTCATTATACATCGCTTTCTAAAAACAGCCTGTTGTTGATAGGATGAGAATTACTGTACTGAAGAATGATTGATTGTAACATGAGGTAGGGTTgggatatactgtagtatcaggAAGGGATGGGACATTCACTACTTACTGCTTTTTGGACCAGTAAATCCCAGTTAATTGGCTGGAAAAATGGATGGCCTGTGATCTCCTTCACATCGGCTTCTCCACCACCAAGCCTGAAAAGGACAACATATATAGTCATTGCTACACAGCAATTCTTCAGTAAACACAATGAACACAAACAGGCCCCAACAAAACCatgatcctatatatatatagctagtaatatataaatgacagtgacacaaatttcatttttcattacAATAGGTTttctatttgtaatatttttttccattacaATTAGttttttcaaattacaaaaagTACTTTTACAatcttttatataaaacatattgaggaaaactatacatgtaattatctttattttttataatagAAATTTCTAAATGAGTAACAACGACAACAGTATGATATTAAGCAATCAGCTTTTCAGTGCATACTTATTTCTTCTTTTACTTTCCACTACTTACATAATGGGAATGATGTCTTCCTTATAAATCATTTCACTAATTGAATACTACATCTACCTGATCCTTGACTGGACTTCTGTTCCACCCCTAGATTAAATAACCAATGGAAATGATCCACTAGATTAAATAACCAATGGAAATGATCCACTAGATTAAATAACCAATGGAAATTATCCAAAGTTTTTATCCCACACCTACCTCTTCTTTGGATTTTTTATTAACAATCCTCCCAGCAGAGTTGTTGCTGCTTGTGTTAAAGTCTTTGGGAATCGTACATCCTCCACAAGAATCAGTTCAAACAAAATGTCATGATCACGATTGTAAAATGGTAAACGTCCGCACATCATCTCGTACATAACCACACCCGTACCCCACCAGTCCACAGCTCGGCCATAGTCGTTGTCCTCCAGCACCTGGCAGTCATAAATACTTTAACCATCGCACCATATAGCATTTATATTCTATGTCATAGCACTATCTATAAAGCTGGTATAATGTAGTTCAGTCACATCACCACCATATTGATTTATACATCATGATCAtgaataataaaacatatatgaCAAATTCAGAATTCAGGAAAACATTTCAGtttttcattataaaatcaATTTCCATATTAACATCAACTTATCAATGCATAATCAATACCAGCACAATGCTATGTATCATGTCTGTCAACCTAGCTTAAAAATCAGAATCCTGTATGGAGACTCACAAACTCTATGTATGATAGAACCTCTGGTGTGGGGCAACACAAGATTCACAAAGGAAGtcaatttacaacaaaatattttctattgGGATACAAAGGGTCATtgtttatatgcatataagttATTTCTGAATAGATAGTATGAAACAATCctttaaatattatacaatgatGTTAGCTTTCCCACCtctgttttaatattaaacTGTGCAATATTTTAATTCTAGTGGACTCTTCTATGAACTACCTACTGACACTGAGTATTCCATTGTATAAGATATTTACATCTGGTGTTATTACTCTCGAATGTGAAATATCTAGAGACACTGGGTACTCCATTGTTTATTAAGATATTATCCTAAGTGTTAATACTCTCATGTGAAATATCTACTGACACCGGGTATTCAACTGTTTAAGATATTTACCTCTGGTGATATTGGACTCTTACGTGAAATATCTACTATAGTAatctacaatctaattaaaatcagacttgtaatttccgttcccctacgatacactgcaatacaagatctaacaacaCCCTGTAGGAGGTCCTTTGAGCTTTAAATATAAGCCAATGATAACTGTTCAATGACATCATCAGTAAACCAATGACAAAACAGCCTTATACGAGCCTTCGGTTGCGTCTCCTTAGTATTGAAGACTCAAATCAGCGCTTGATTTGAAATACGCAAAATTTCACAAACATTATTGGTAGACTACTCAAATGGctatgataataaaaaaaagagttGCTAATCCTCTGGACGttacattgaaagaagaacagGAAACAATTAGGCCTATATATTGTCTTGTCGACAGGACGGACTGTGTTGACAACTGGATTTCGAAAACCGTTACCGTACATGTTGATCTCtttcaaactatttttttaCATGACGCTGCTGTCTTCAccgtctctctctctctctcgtaCGATTAAGGAAAAATGTCACAGGCAGCATACGTttgtaaaattataaatttgTTTAAGTGTTCTCAGTGAGGCGGAGTGAGtgaagccatgttgtttaccgttgCTATCGACCATCAGAATACCTCGGGAATGTTACTTAAGTATTTATACTTCCGAAGAATGAAATCACACCGAAAATTTCATAGGCGATGagctgattggctgagctcATAGGTCATCCTGAAATGACCTCCTACGGGGtgttgttagatcttgtattgtaGTGTTTCGTAGAgaagcggaaattacaagtctaattttaattagattgtagtAATCTTCTATGTGAAATACATTAACCTCAGGTGTTAACAATCTTATATGAAATATCTACTGACACTGggtattgtattgtgtaagataTTAGCATACTGACACTGGGTATTCAACTGCTACTGACACTGGGTATTCAACTGCTTAAGATATTAACCTCTGGTGATATTGGACTCTTATGTGAAATATCTACTGACGCCgggtattgtattgtataagaTATAACCTCTGGTGATATTGAACTCTTATTTGAAATATCTACTGACAACgggtattacattgtataagatACTTACCTCTGGTGCTAAATACTCGGGAGTTCCACAAAATGTCTTTGTGCTGGCTCCAAAAAACATCTCTTCTTTACATAGACCAAAGTCAGcaattttgatatgtccatCTTTGTCTAGTAATAAATTTTCCAActggaaaataaaatttaagtATTCATCTCCTTCTTGCATATGATATAATTCAATACCATGATTTAAATTGGTTAGACATTGttgaatatattaaaatatgttgaataCATTCATGGGACAATTTAGCCAAATAAATGAGCTATTAAAGTTGGCCAACCTGGAGGCAAATTATAGTTGGTACAAAATAGCACAATATTGAATTGATGGAACTCGACTGTATTACATATTCATTGGCATCATATCTGACAACCtcaaataagtttttttttgtgcAAACTGCTGAATTTAAACCAAATAGGTTTCataacatcatacacatacatagTCTTTTGTATGTAGGTCAAAATGGGTAAACAGCTACAACATGTATAAGAATATAACCCTGTTGTTAAGGATTTGTAAAATCATTGATTCATATCTTTCAAAATGGTATGAATTGTCCATAAGGAATACCAAACTTCATTTTAATGAAGCATTTTGGGACACACTTAATGTAAACACTTCTAAAGATTGACCCTTTAGTAGAATCTTTCCCTGGGTTAAGGTATCATTTATACAGCACACCCAGAACTTACAGAGTGTTACATAACAACAAACCTTCAGATCTCTGTAGACTATATTATTTTCATGAAGATATCCTAATGCAGAGATTATTTCTGCCCCATAAAACCGTGTTCGGTCTTCTGTAAATACTCGTTCTCTGGACAGATGGAAAAACAACTCTCCTCCATTCACATACTCCATCACAAAACACAGTCGGTCTGGTGTCTGGAATGAATACTTGAGTTGCTGCAAAAGACAATGGTATACCATattgtaaattaattaaatgacTATTATAAAATGTATCTTGGTGAATTACATAAAGACCAGTAGATTTCtcatttaaaattgattaagaatacaagaggcccaacggACCTGTATCTCTAACTTATGTTGCTACTTATAAAAAGATTACAATAGTTGttcattaaattcatttatGTGGATCCTTATCTTAATTTCTTGTCCCTTCTTTCCTCTACAATGCATGCTACAATGTTTCCAGAAAGTGCTGGTCAGTCTTAGAATTATTTATGTACAACAAACCTAGGCCTGTCAGTGATCAAGACCTGTAACTGTGACATTGAAGATGGACAGTTGTGGTACAAACCATATCACACGTTAATCAAAACATGAGCTCAGATGTTGGTGCCAATAATGATCTAGAGATGTAAAAATGGGCATATGTCTCCTCTTACTAAGTATAAGAAACTTTGCACTcaatttttctttgatgtatttTACTATTCAAAATGTACTCCCAAGACCAAGACAAAAATTGTATTCAAAGTTTGCACttaattgacctttgaccttgaaatgaaggtcacagtgacctgattacagtataatgtacaatgttagtggGTGATGCAAACAAGTTTCAGGTTTCATGAAAATATCGCCAACTGTTTTAAAGTTATGCACTGGAACTAAAACAATATGTCCTCCTCTAATTGGAGGAGAGATGTAATAATCAAGCCCAACTCACCGTTAAAAATGGATGTTTTGTTGTCTGTAGAACCCTGTTCTCTGTCAAAGTGTGTGCCACTTCATCCTGATAAGGCAACCAAATCGAAAATAAGAAAGAATGTAAGGAGTCtaacatttttctttaaattaattattactGATGACATGATACCTCTTCTTGATAATTCTTCATATTTAATGAAGCTATGAAGCAAACTGTTTTTGTAAAGTAACAAAGTTATGTATTACCAAAAGGGTAACTTGTGACTTCATCAAATGGAGTTTCAAGAATAAGAACACTTGCATAAACTTGTCCTTTTAAACCCAAGAGTCAAACATGAGAGTTAGACACTTTAGGGGGTTTGTTAATCATTGTGTAGACATATTAACAGCAATAGGCTGATTACAATTATTTGATACTGATATTAGATTTTATTCCAGAAAACTGATACTTACTTTCTGAATGATAACTTGTTTTTTGAGGATTTTGATGGCATACAGTTGATTGTTGGCCTTCTCCTTACACAGGATTACTTTTCCAAATGTTCCCTTCCCCAATACCTTGAGGAAGTCAAAATCATCCAAGGTCTGGAGAAAAGTACAAGGTTTAAATTTAATTCTTATCCTTTTCAAAGATATAATCAAAGAAAGCCAATAAATTGGtaacaattttttaatttatttaattttatacatCAAGATACATTTAATGCTATTGGAACTAttttaacatacattgtattggaTATACCAGTAAgtgaaaatgattaaatatttaaatcaaatttgtatCACACAAGAAATAATTTATACCTGAAACTGCTTGAAGAGAAACTCTATCTCATGAACCAAACTGTGCATCTTAATCTGTATTTGATCAGACAGCTGCTCGATATACTGATCACTTTGGTTTTAGTGTAAATGGTGAAATGAAATGGTGTTATATTATTAATGAGCCTAGGCTGACAACCGTACCACTTTCTTTTTTGATTTATCAAATACAGTTGCTCCTCCGTCATCTACACCCTTCATATTGGCAGCAATAGAGCGGATGGCCTCCATCCACTCCTGACGCTCATCTGCACTCTCCACACAAAACATGCGCTCCACAACCGTCGTCCATTGTAGGCCGCGGATTATAAATGTGTTTGGACGGGGCTTCTCCTGGGGCATAAGCTGACAGTCTGTAAACAAAATGTACGAGTAAGATTTAAGTGATTCACTATAATATGTTGATGAAGGAAACAatacattaaattttgttttcagaaaaaAGAAGTATATGGAATAGAATATTTAGAAAAGGATTATATCTCTGGCCTATATCTACACCATTATCATGTCATTTAACACATAGGCTACTGttatacacatttaatacaTCCTACCAAATAAAGCATATCAGATCTAGATTTACCTGTAGTACCCAAAGGACATAGTGCAGGTATATTTCGGATAAAGTCTTACCTCTGTTAAGCTGCACCATATTGTGGGTACATTTAAGATATAGTCATACATCTGGTACATTGGGACATTGTACTGTGGGTACATTTCAGATATAGTCATACATCTGGTACGTTGGGACATTGTGTGGGTATACATTTCAGATATAGTCATACATCTGGTACGTTGGGATATTGTGTGGGTATACATTTCAGATATAGTCATACATCTGGTACGTTGGGATATTGTGTGGGTATACATTTCAGATATAGTCATACATCTGGTACGTTGGTACATTGTGTGGGTATACATTTCAGATATAGTCATACATCTGGTATGTTGGGATATTGTGTGGGTATACATTTCAGATATAGTCATACATCTGGTACGTTGGGACATTGTGTGGGTATACACTTCAGATATAGTCATACATCTGGTATGTTGGGATATTGTGTGGGTACATTTCAGATATAGTCATACATCTGGTACGTTGGGATATTGTGTGGGTacatttcagatatatatagtcatacatCTGGTACGTTGGGACATTGTGTGGGTATACATTTCAGACATAGTCATACATCTGGTACGTTGGGACATTGTGTGGGTATACATTTCAGATAAAGTCATACATCTGGTATGTTGGGATATTGTGTGGGTATACATTTCAGATATAGTCATACATCTGGTACGTTGGGATATTGTACTGTGGGTATACATTTCAGATATAGTCATACATCTGGTACGTTGGGACATTGTGTGGGTATACATTTCAGATATAGTCATACATCTGGTACGTTGGGACATTGTACTGTGGGTATACATTTCAGATATAGTCATACATCTGGTACGTTGGGATATTGTGTGGGTATACATTTCAGATATAGTCATACATCTGGTACGTTGGGACATTGTGTGGGTATACATTTCAGATATAGTCATACATCTGGTACGTTGGGACATTGTGTGGGTATACATTTCAGATATAGTCATACATCTGGTACGTTGGGACATTGTGTGGGTATACATTTCAGATATAGTCATACATCTGGTACGTTGGGATATTGTGTGGGTATACATTTCAGATATAGTCATACATCTGGTACGTTGGGATATTGTGTGGGTATACATTTCAGATATAGTCATACATCTGGTACGTTGGGACATTGTGTGGGTATACATTTCAGATATAGTCATACATCTGGTACGTTGGGATATTGTGTGGGTATACATTTCAGATATAGTCATACATCTGGTACGTTGGGATATTGTGTGGGTATACATTTCAGATATAGTCATACATCTGGTACGTTGGGACATTGTACTGTGGGTACATTTCAGATATAGTCATACATCTGGTACGTTGGGACATTGTGTGGGTATACATTTCAGATATAGTCATACATCTGGTACGTTGGGACATTGTGTGGGTATACATTTCAGATATAGTCATACATCTGGTACGTTGGGACATTGTGTGGGTATACATTTCAGATATAGTCATACATCTGGTACGTTGGGACATTGTGTGGGTAACATTTCAGATATAGTCATACATCTGGTACGTTGGGACATTGTACTGTGGGTACATTTCAGATATAGTCATACATCTGGTACGTTGGGACATTGTGTGGGTATACATTTCAGATATAGTCATACATCTGGTACGTTGGGACATTGTGTGGGTATACATTTCAGATATAGTCATACATCTGGTACGTTGGGACATTGTACTGTGGGTACATTTCAGATATAGTCATACATCTGGTACGTTGGTATATTGTGTGGGTATACACTTCAGATATAGTCATACATCTGGTACGTTGGGACATTGTGTGGGTATACATTTCAGATATAGTCATACATCTGGTACGTTGGGATATTGTGTGGGTATACATTTCAGATATAGTCATACATCTGGTACGTTGGGACATTGTACTGTGGGTACATTTCAGATATAGTCATACATCTGGTACGTTGGTATATTGTGTGGGTATACATTTCAGATATAGTCATACATCTGGTACGTTGGGATATTGTGTGGGTATACATTTCAGATATAGTCATACATCTGGTACGTTGGGATATTGTGTGGGTATACATTTCAGATATAGTCATACATCTGGTACGTTGGGACATTGTGTGGGTATACATTTCAGATATAGTCATACATCTGGTACGTTGGGATATTGTGTGGGTATACATTTCAGATATAGTCATACATCTGGTACGTTGGGACATTGTGTGGGTATACATTTCAGATATAGTCATACATCTGGTACGTTGGGACATTGTGTGGGTATACATTTCAGATATAGTCATACATCTGGTACGTTGGGACATTGTGTGGGTATACATTTCAGATATAGTCATACATCTGGTACGTTGGGACATTGTGTGGGTATACATTTCAGATATAGTCATACATCTGGTACGTTGGGATATTGTGTGGGTATACATTTCAGATATAGTCATACATCTGGTACGTTGGGACATTGTGTGGGTATACATTTCAGATATAGTCATACATCTGGTACGTTGGGACATTGTGTGGGTATACATTTCAGATATAGTCATACATCTGGTACGTTGGGACATTGTGTGGGTATACATTTCAGATATAGTCATACATCTGGTACGTTGGGACATTGTGTGGGTATACATTTCAGATTATAGTCATACATCTGGTACGTTGGGACATTGTGAGGGTACATTTCAGATATAGTCATACCTTCGGTACATTGGGATATTGTACTTTTGATATACATTCCAGATAACGTCATACCTCTGACTGTGAAGTCGTTGAGTGGGTCACTGAGGCCATGTTCAGGTTTCGTCCTGAAGCCAAGGAAGGACCCGTCATCACGAAGGATAAAGTAACGCTTCCGCCAGTTCTTTATATGCTCGCCTGAAACAAAACAGTCTTGTATTAAGCAATATAATAACATCTGATAAAAAGTTAGGTAATATAAAGGTCAACCTTGAACTTGATTATTTAAGTTAGTATTTCAAACTTTACATGACATTGATTTACAGGTGCATTTTTGatattaatatcaatttttCCTGTTTAATCTccaaaacatttttacaaattaagcaagattttatatgaatttatttCAGAGAGTATAATGAGctaaattatatatgtactttttaTGGATGACATCTTACAATTACCAGGTAGATCTTTTTTCCTGTACTAGTACTGGTAGCCATGCACGTTTACGACCTTTCTTGTATTTACTTAATGTACTTATATATCTAGTTCATAGGTATACTAGTTCCATATATggaagttttctgatatttttaaATAGAGGTATTTATAAGTACTTCTAAATTTCTTCAAATCTGTAAATTTCTTCAGTTAACATTTGATATTAGCAACATATAATTATAGATTGTATATCTAActtcaaatttatcaatttgttCAATATCTGCCAATCAAACAGCTGTTGCACCCTATAATTGAATATGAGTAGATTCTCTCAGGAATATCAAACTTAAACAAATGCTTTTGGTTATAGTTGGCATATTAATCAGACAAGTTTTTGTTCCCTTTACAAATTAAATGATCCACCTACAACACCTACACTAACTTCAGCAACCTAACTACTTATTTGgtgaaattcaacaaaaaacCAGCATTTAAGTAGAAAGTTAACTATATAGAACTTTGGGAAATATACATATCCTTCAAAACAGATTAAATTATATCAGTAGTAATTACTGTATGAATTTGGTTGCGTATTGGTCATCATAATTATGAATCATATATAAttagacaaaatataccaagtTATAACTTTCAGTTAAATCTTcatattcttttaaaatatcTCATCTTGAAATCATCCGCCCAAAACATCATGGATAGAAATTAAACAACATTAAGATGTGAAAATCCGACAAAAAATGAACATGAGTAAGCACATTGGATACCAATTAGAAGTTTCAATGAAATCTGATAATTCCtccaaatgatatatataaactagAAAATAATCTAGATCTGGCTCTGATACATGTGACATGGTCCAgtaattaaacaatataatgtGAAGCATGCAAAGGCAACACACTGAAAAGTTTATGAGTTTAATGGTATATTTTTTTGAAGCAGCCATAAAATGTTTTCCTATCAGCATAATTTTTACTCACAAACAAATCCATGAAGCTTTGGTATAAAAGACTACATGAGTCATTGTCTTTATGTAAAGGAAGCAGTGGTGATTATAAACTAATACATTAGTAGTGGGACTAGTCATTACAGTTTGTTATTAACTTTAAACACATCTTTAAAGTTTTGTTGTTGCACAAGTAGTGTAAGATTACATTTGGACCATCCCTATAAAGGAAATGTTAAGACTCCCAAAAGCCACATGAAAGTGTCCAGTAGATATATACAGCCTGGCAACAAAGTGTAGGAGGAAGTAAAGGACATGATAGTGTGAGGCTAACCTAACATTTTAAATTATAGGGAAGACACACTCCCTTTCTGGCACCACACTTTTCTATCAGACAAGGTTTAAACAGGCAGTAGGAAGTGTGCATCTGTTACCACTAAACAgggtcaataacacaataacaatagGCTACAGCCTGTTTACAGTATACACTCAATGCAGAGCAACAcacttaaaataaaacaataaaaatatttgaaatggaTGAAACTAACATGTGGAAATTAATAACATGGCTAAGAACAGGActtgtttacatttatttcattgttatagACATTTGAGGCTAATACGTCCCTTAAATATAAAGACTATAACAAGAATACATATTTTCCTTTGTGCTGGCGAGGTAGATCTAGAGTCCAGTTATTCAAAACGGGATCATACTCTTATATTCCAAGGGCCCCATCATTTATAAAAGTTACAACACAATATGCCTCTCAACATTaactgctgctgctgctgtaaGGCTATATTACACTATCAGGCTAAGTTTCCAATGTCTTGTAATTATTGCCAAAAACACTCAGGAATCATTTATTCTGCTAGTCTATAGCTTTAGCATATCACTTAATGTACTCATTACATTGATAAATCTACATGAATACTGGATATCCTGGTAAATGAAATACTTGAAAGAACATGTAACATATTACTCTGAATGTAATACAATACCAAATGATTTACTACATTATCTGATACACCTAATTGGTAAAGTCTGATGCAAATTTAGGAATGTTTTTAaggtttgaaataaaataaaaaggttGCACTAAGTTGTTACTATAACTATTGACAGAAAAGCACGGTTTTGAGATCGATCTAGAAATGAAGTGCAATACTCCTGTGTACAAACACTACACGGTTTCCTGACCCaatggtgtacatgtatacacatgtacacagacACTGGAGCAGTACAAATGACAGGTCTAATTCTAAAAGCTGCTTTCTCAGGAGTGCATCCATTTCTTAGTTTTAATGACACCTTTGAATGAGTTTTAAAGACACAGATATGTTTCTCTGGGTTTTTAGAACAATCAATATCTTGTGGATCCAGGCCTATCATACCAGGATGTACTTTGTATGGTACATCTGTAATTATAAGAATTTACTCCTTTACAATATTCAGTCTACAACTGAACTATATGTGGACAGGCTCGGGTAATATTTAGCTGTGTTAACCTCCTGTCTACACTGATAAAAACCTTGTTTCCTTATAGCAATACTCTGTTTCAATGGTCTTTTAGACATAAACATGCATTACATATACTAAATCTTACCATGATACATTACACAGCTAAATCTTAACACTTTCCAGAGTAATATATGCTGGACTACCACCTTACCTCTTTTCCACAGGAATCCCTCCTTTATGACAGATACAGGGTTGTCTTGGGCAGACATCTCTGCCTATCACAACCAAACACAGGCAGATCTGTAACAACCAAATAAACACCTTGTCAGGTTAACCAAATAGCTACAAGTCAACTTTACTTaattacacaacacaatacaatgcCTTCCTCCCTGATGCATTAATTATAATTTCACTTTTAAACTTACCTCAACATTTGATTTCACAGCTTCTTTAATTATATgatttatcaatgaaataaataacaagagatcccagagggatcttggcgcccaccattgaatgatcttcataggttccatgtcagattgatcttttctctacttttcccttcattttactaatctgtgcaaattgagacatccatccagtacttttcaaacaagggaatcctagctatataagaaatttgagatttaacgataatggctgtttgtttgccaggttgttttcaggacagactggtccaaaaatgcaatacaagggaccaaggggaacctacttatgaaatttgagaaagatccattcagtactttgagaaaattgtcaaaatcgaagatggctgcctgtcggccatgttattttcagattggtctcaaaatgcaatatgcataactaagcaccaagggaaacttacatatgaaatttgagaaagatcccttcagtactttctcagaaatagtgataacaaacttcaattgtcaaaatccaagatggctgcctgtcggccatgttgttttcggattggtctcaaaacgcaatatgcataactaggcaccaagtggaaccttcatatgaaatttgagaaagatcccttcagtactttctcagaaatagtgataacaaacttcaattgtcaaaatccaagatggctgcctgtcggccatgttgttttcagattggtctcaaaacgcaatatgcataactaggcaccaaggaaaaactacatatgaaatttcagaaagatccattcagtacattctcagaaattgtgataacaaacttcaattgtcaaaatccaagatggctgcctgtcggccatgttgttttccaattggtctcaaatcgcaatatgcataactaggcaccaaggggaacctacatatgaaatttgagaaagatcccttaagtactttctcagaaatagcgataacaaacttcaattgtcaaaatccaagatggctgcctgtcggccatgttgttttcggattggtctcaaaacgcaatatgcatagctaggcactaaggggaaccttcatatgaaatttgagaaagatcccttcagcactttctcagaaatagcgataacaaacttcaattgtcaaaatccaagatggctgcctgtcggccatgttgttttctgattggtctcaaaacgcaatatgcataactatgcaccaaggggaaccttcatatgaa
This DNA window, taken from Pecten maximus chromosome 3, xPecMax1.1, whole genome shotgun sequence, encodes the following:
- the LOC117324271 gene encoding RAC serine/threonine-protein kinase-like isoform X2, whose amino-acid sequence is MSAQDNPVSVIKEGFLWKRGEHIKNWRKRYFILRDDGSFLGFRTKPEHGLSDPLNDFTVRDCQLMPQEKPRPNTFIIRGLQWTTVVERMFCVESADERQEWMEAIRSIAANMKGVDDGGATVFDKSKKKVTLDDFDFLKVLGKGTFGKVILCKEKANNQLYAIKILKKQVIIQKDEVAHTLTENRVLQTTKHPFLTQLKYSFQTPDRLCFVMEYVNGGELFFHLSRERVFTEDRTRFYGAEIISALGYLHENNIVYRDLKLENLLLDKDGHIKIADFGLCKEEMFFGASTKTFCGTPEYLAPEVLEDNDYGRAVDWWGTGVVMYEMMCGRLPFYNRDHDILFELILVEDVRFPKTLTQAATTLLGGLLIKNPKKRLGGGEADVKEITGHPFFQPINWDLLVQKAITPPWKPDVKSTCDTKYIPDEFAREPMSLTPPRHGQGELSQSSRQLLSIQEEGELPYFEQFSYHGTSSRSFGSYLSQSVSGTEEMF
- the LOC117324271 gene encoding RAC-beta serine/threonine-protein kinase-like isoform X1, giving the protein MSAQDNPVSVIKEGFLWKRGEHIKNWRKRYFILRDDGSFLGFRTKPEHGLSDPLNDFTVRDCQLMPQEKPRPNTFIIRGLQWTTVVERMFCVESADERQEWMEAIRSIAANMKGVDDGGATVFDKSKKKVTLDDFDFLKVLGKGTFGKVILCKEKANNQLYAIKILKKQVIIQKDEVAHTLTENRVLQTTKHPFLTQLKYSFQTPDRLCFVMEYVNGGELFFHLSRERVFTEDRTRFYGAEIISALGYLHENNIVYRDLKLENLLLDKDGHIKIADFGLCKEEMFFGASTKTFCGTPEYLAPEVLEDNDYGRAVDWWGTGVVMYEMMCGRLPFYNRDHDILFELILVEDVRFPKTLTQAATTLLGGLLIKNPKKRLGGGEADVKEITGHPFFQPINWDLLVQKAIPPPFKPQVTSETDTRYFDDVFTGESVSLTPPNKHGGPGEFQFGAFNLANGGHPLESIDEEMPEALPYFEKFSYHGSKVSLAHSHASSCMSFETTWST